The DNA region CGAGATCTCCAGGTCGAAGTCGGACAGGGCAGCCACATCGGGGCGCGACGGGTAGCGGAACTGCACCCGGTCGAAGCGCAGGGCGCCCCTGACCGGCCGCGGCAACGATTCGGGAGTGTCGGGCGTCGCGATAGTCGCCTTCTCGGCGAACAGCTCGCCGATGCGCTCCATGGCGCCGGCCGCGCGCAGCACGTCACCCCACACTTCCGAGAGGCCCGCCACCGAGCCCGCCGCGAAGATCGCGTAGAGGACGAACTGGCTGAGAATGCCGGGTTCCAGCGTACCCGCGATGACGTCACGGGCGCCGGCCCAGAGCACCAGCGTGATGGCGCCGAAGATCAATACGATCACGGCGGCGGTCAGCAGTGAACGCATACCGATACGACGACGCGCGGTAGCCAGTGCGAGCGAGATGGCATGCGCGTATCGACGGCTTTCCGTCGGCTCCCGCGCATAGGCTTTCACGGCCTGAGCCGCGTTCAGCGTTTCGTTGGCGACGGCGGCGGCGTCGGCGATGCGGTCCTGGCTGGTGCGCGACAGCTTCTGGACCCGGCGGCCGAAGATCAGGATCGGGAGCATCACGGCCGGAATCACGAGCGCGGTGAGTCCCGCCAGCCGCGGGCTGGTCCAGGCCATCGCCGCCGCGGCACCGATGAGCATCACGGCGCTGCGCAGCGCGACGGAAATGCCCGAGCCGATCAGGGTCTGGACGACCTCGGTGTCGGTGCCGAGGCGGGAAGTGAGCTCGCCCACGCGTGTGCTTTCGAAGAAGCCCACATCCAGCTGGATGACATGCTTGTACAGGGAGGTCCGCAGCTCGGCCAGCGAGCGCTCGCCCAGCAGGGCGATGCAGTAGTAACGCGCGGCCGTGGCGATGGCCAGCACGATGGCCACGCCGAACAGCGCCAGGAAGGTGCCGTTGATGGTGGACAGATTGGCCGCGAGGAAACCGCGGTCGATGATGTGCCGCACGGCCACGGGAAGGGTCAGCGATGCACCGGAGGAAATGGCGAGGAAGATCAGCCACCCGATGGCCAAGCCCCTGTGCGGCTTGATGAAGGGCCACAGATTGCGCAAGGCACCGATTTTGCGTGACTTCTCCCTGCGTTCGACGGTCATGCGCGGTGGCTTCCTTTAGTCATTCGCCAACGGATGGGGCCTGGCGGTGCAGTATTCAACGCTCGTCGCCTGCGTCGGCGCGTCGCGGCTGGATCTTGCCACGGGATACGTCGACGATGCGGGACGCGATGGCGTCGAGACGGTCGCGTGGCGCGCTCACCACCAGATCGGCGCCGTCGGCCACGAACCGCTCGCTCTCGATCAGGCCGTCCATGTCGCGGATACGCGCGGCGACCAGGGCGAGTTCGGAGAAGTCGCAGTGCAGGAGCAGCTGCCCCCGCAGCACGATGGGCGTGCGGGGTGCCAGGCGCAGGCATTCGGCGGCGCTGCCGCCATAAGCGCGGGCGAGGCCACCCGCACCCAGTTTGATGCCGCCGTACCAACGGGTGACCAGGACGGCGACGCGATCGCAACCCTGGCCATCGATGGCCGCGAGGATCGGCCGGCCGGCGGTGCCACCGGGCTCGCCATCGTCATTGAAGCGGTAGGCGTCGCCGATGCGGTAGGCCCAGCAGTTGTGCGTGGCGGCGGGGTCGCCCGCCTCGTCGAACCACGCGAGGGCTTCCGCGGGCGAGGAGACCGGCGACGCCTGGGCCAGGAAACGGCTCTTCCTGATGTCCTCTTCGTGCTGCCAGGGGGCTGCGAGGGTGTCCAGCGGTGTGCTCAAGGATTCAGATCGCGGAGGTCTTGGGGCAGGTCGTAGTGAGGATAACGGCGTCGGAAGTCGCGCAGCTGGCGGATTGCCTCGTCGCGCTGTCCCTGGTTGAGCAGCCGGCGAATGTCGCCGATGCGGTCGTCGGGCGGGAGATCGGTCTTCGGGTCCGGAGTGATCAGGCCCTCCGACGGGACAGCGCCGCGATGGGTATCGCTGTCGCCGGATGCGCTGGCGGGCGCTGGTTCCGCGAGAGCCGACGGCGCGGGCGGTGCAGGAGGTGCAGGAGGTGCAGGAGGTGCAGGCGGCGGCGCGGGCACCGGAGCCATGTCAGCCTCGGCCAGTGCCGGCGCGGGTGTCGCCACGGGAGCGGACGATACGACAGGCGCCTCGGTGGCGACGCGGGCACTGCGAACGGTGTGGTGAGGCGTCGGCGCGACCGTGCTCGCCTTCATCGACGGCCTGGCCGCTTCGGCGGTTGTCCCGTCGACGCCCGTGTCCGTCCGGACGGCGGAAGTCTTCGCTTCTTCGGCCGTGTGCGCCGCGGCCGACGGCGCGGCAGGAACGGCCTCGGGACGCACGGTCAGGGGCGCCGTGTCGCGCACCTGCCAGGCCACACCTACAGCCAGCAACAGCACCGCGGCGGAGCCAGACGCCACGGGCCACCGCGGCCGGCGCCGCACCGGGGTCGCACGTGTCGCCTGGGCGAAGACGGCCGCATCGAGCGACGCGTCGGGTTCGACTTTCGGCAGGCGCGCGTAGAGTGCCCTGAGCTCCTGCTCGTCGGGCAGATCGTCGTCGCTGGGGGAGGGCGTATTCGGATTCATGTCATTCGGCTACGAGTTCGCGGATGCGGGCCATGGCGTAGCGAAGTCGCGACTTGGCGGTCTCGCGTCCCACACCGGTGATGGCGGCGATCTCCTCCAGGGAAAGTTCATTCTCCATGCGCAGCACGAACGCCGTGCGCTGCTCGTCGGGCAGGCTTTCGACCGCGCGCTGCATACGCCGGCGCAGTTCGAAATCGGACAGGGCATGTTCGGGTTGCTCGCGTTCGGGCGCGGCCTGCGCGGCGAACACCGCCTCGGTTTCCCGTTCGCCCGCCTGTGGTCGCTGGCGGCGGAAACTGTCGATCGCCAGGTTGTGCGCGATCTGCAAAAGCCAGGTGCTGAATTTCGCGTCGGGGCGGTAGCGGTCGCGCGCCACGATGACGCGGCTCCAGGTTTCCTGAAAAAGCTCGTCCGCCAGCGCGCGGTCTTTGACCGTCTTCAGCAGGAAGCGGTACAGCGGGCCCTTGTGCCGGCTGTACAGCTCCCTGAACGCGGCCGCGTCCCCACCTGTCCAGGCGAGCATCAGTCCGCCATCGTCGGTCAGGGGAGCGTCCATGGCCGGGAAGGTTACGGCATTGCCACCGGCTCCGTCTGCATCCCACTGGCCAGTTCGGCAAGCCGCGCCATTTCCGCGCGATACCCGCCCTTGTCCGCGCCCAGCGACGCACGCGCCAGCGCCGTCACCTTCGAATAATCGAAGCCTTCCGCATACTTCCCGCCACGCAGGTTCTCGGCAAACGCGGCCACCGCGGCGGCGAATCGAATCCGCTCGCTCGGCGCCGCCGACACCACCGGAAAAAGCGGCTGCTCGATCAACCGACTCGCACCGCCTTCGGGCGACTTGTAGCGCATCCGCAGCAAGGCGAGTTCGTTCCCCGCCGAGGCCGTCGGCGTGTCGCCGTAACGCAGCGGATCCATCCGTGCACCCTTCGCACCCTTCAATGTGATCTCGTAAAGGGCCGTGACATTCGCACCGGCACCGATCTCGCCGGCATCGACCGCGTCGTTGTTGAAATCCTCGCGAGCCAGCACACGCTTCTCGTAACCAATGAGGCGGTACTCGGCGACGACACCGGGGTTGAACTCGACCTGGATCTTCACGTCCTTCGCGATGGTAAGCAGCGTCGCCGACATCTCGTCGACCAGCACGCGGCGTCCCTCCTCGAGGCTGTCGATGTAGTGATGGCTGCCGTTGCCGGCATCGGCCAGTTCCACCGCCATTTCGTCGTTGTAGTTGCCTTCACCGAAGCCCAGCGTGGTCAGCGCGACACCGCTTTTACGCTTCTCGGCGATACGATCCTTCAGCTCCTTCACGCCCACCGTACCGACGTTGAAATCGCCGTCGGTGGCGAGGATCACACGGTTGACGCCGCCCTTGATGAATCCCTTCGCCGCCTGCGCGTAGGCAAGGTCGATACCCGCGGCACCGTTCGTCGACCCACCCGCGCCGAGCGCATCGATCGCGGCGTTGATGGTCGCGTGCTGGTCGCCCGGTGTGGACCGCAAGGCGACGCACGTCGCGCCTGCGTAGGTCACGAGCGAGATGCGGTCCTGGGCGCGCAGCTTCGGCACCACCTGCTTCAGCGAGGCCTTCAACAGCGGCAGCTTGTCTTCCTCGCTCATCGAACCCGACACGTCGACCAGGAACACGAGGTTGGCCGCCGGAATCTCGCTGGCCGGCACGGCGTAGCCCTGAATACCGACAAGCAGCAACTGACGATCGGCGTTCCAGGGTGACGGTGCGAATTCGGTGGTGACGCTGAAGGGACGCGCACGCGTGGTGGGTGGCGTGTAGCCGTAGTCGAAGTAGTTGATGAATTCCTCGGTACGCACGGCGTCGGCAGGCGGCAGGCGCCCTTCCTTCAGCATGTGCCGCACGTTCGTGTACGAGCCGGTATCGACATCGATGCTGAAGGTGGACACGGGATCGGCGGCGGCGAGATGCACGGGGTTGGCGTCGCGGTGTGCGTAATGGTCGCGGTCGATCGTTCCCGCGGCCATCACACCTTGCGAGGGCGACGCCCTGGCGGCCTCCAGCGAGGCGATCGGTGCCGCCGATAGTTGCGCCCCGGCCTCCGGTGAAGGTGCCGGCGGAGCAGGCGGTGCAGGCGGTGCAGGCGGTGGCGCGGGCACCGCGACGGGTGCCGCGGCGTATGCCCCGTTCATGGGCCCACCATGTCGGAAGCGCGGCGGAAACGCCTGGGCGGAGCAGTCATTGCCCGTGTCGACCGGCTCGGGCAGGGATGCGCGTGAGCGTGGCGCCGCCGTTTGTCCGGACGACGCGGCGCTGCCGGCGGCGGCGACCAGGCCGGCCAACAGCAGGGGCAGAGTGATGCGTAGCGTATTCATCGTGCACGACCTCGTGGGGGACATGACGGTGAAACGCGGAAGCAAGGCAAACGGGGTTAAAGCAATGACGCGATCAGGCCCGCGAGCTTTCGTTACGTGGTTCGACCGGCCCGCCGGCACGATTGCGACCGGCATGCTTGGCGCGGTACAGCGCACGGTCGGCGGCGTTGAGCAGGTCCAGCGGGCCGCTGTTGGCCGATGGCTGCGACGCCGCGACGCCGATCGTGATCGTCAACACGCCGAACGGGCTCATCGGGTGGATGATCGCCTGGGCCTCGACGTGCGCGCGCAGATCATCGGCGAGGGCCAGCGCTTCCTCGAGCCGTGTGCCCGGGGCGACCACGGCGAACTCCTCACCGCCGAAGCGTGCGATGAAGTCGCTGGGGCGCAGGCCACGTGCGGTCAGTGTCTCGGCGAGCGCGCGCAGGCAATCGTCGCCGGCGAGATGACCGTAGCGGTCGTTGTATTCCTTGAAGTAGTCCACGTCGATCATCAGGAGACCGATGGGCTCGCGCTGTCCCGGCCGATGCCATTCGCGCAGGAGGCGCTCGTCGAGCGCCCGGCGGTTGGCCAGTCCGGTAAGAGCGTCGACGAAGACCAGTCCCTGCAGTTCCTCGCGACTGCGCGACAGGCGGTATTCCTCTTCCACCAGATCCACCTGGGCAAGCGTGCCGCGCAGACCGATACCGATCACGGCGGCGATCGCGCCGGCGATACCCAGCGAGGGATAGCCGGGAATGACCATCAGGCCGAAGCCCAGAACACTCATGGCCAGAAACGTCGGGCTGGCGCTCTGCACGAAGCGCACGAGATAGACGGGCGGATGCCAGTGGCGCTGCGGAAGGCGCACGGCGATGGCGACGAACAACGCGAGAAAGGGGACGTCCAGCAAGGCGTCCCACGGCGACGTACCGAAATCCGGATGTCCGCCGAGTGCGACGTAGTGGTTGTAGAAGTAGCCGGCGAACGCGTAGCTGACGAAGAAGAACATGACCGATCGGAAGAAGGCGTGGTCGTCGCTACGGTCGGTGGCCAGGAAACGCAGCGAAGCCGCGACGGCCAGGCACGCGTTCTCGAAGTCGAGCATGTACGCGACATCGATGGCCTGTTGCGGACCCATGGCCCCTTCGAGCGAAACGATCGAGAACGTACGTACGTAGAACAGCACGCCCAGCAGCGCGGCCAGTATCAGGTCGATCCCCATGGCCCAGTGTTTCCGTGCGGCCACCGGCGCGGACGACACGGCGACCAGTACCGGCAGGACGTACAGGATGTAGAAGAACATGCTGTCGCCAGGGGCGGGATTCGAGTTGTCGAGTGCGTAGTTCTGCCGGGCGGACAGCGACATGCCGATGACCCAGAGCGCGAGGCTGGCCAGGAGCAGCCACCAGCGCCGGTCGCGCGGCGGCCCCGAGCGACGCCAGGCATGCACGACGCTGCCCATCGCCAGCGCGGCCACGGAGAAAAAGAAAACGTACGACACCGCCATCCCGCGCGCGGGGAAGAGCGCGAGACCGGCAACGTGAGCCGCGACGATGAGGGCCGCGGCGGTGAGCGCTTTCATTGGCGTCCTTCCCCCGACTGCAACGCAGTAGTCATATCGGCGGGAAGAGCGGCAGGTTGAGGGCCATGACGCCATTGTTACGGCACGCTCGCCAAAAAGTGTGAAGTTCGCAGCCAGCGGGAGCGCCTCCGCGTCACGCGGCGCGGATTGCCCCCTTGGCAATGACCGGACCCGTGGGCTGGCCGGTAGGCGAGCCGCCGACCGGTTCCAGCGAAACCGCCAGCGCGGCTGTCGGGCCGAGCCGCTCGAGGAGGGCCTTCTCCAGGTGGAACCGCTTGGGATCGGTGGGCGGGAAGACGCCGACCGAAATCGGTTTGCCGCCCTCCGGAATCAGCCAGAGTTCGGTGTTCCGATCGGAGGCGACCGCGTCGGGGCTTGCCGGTACCACGAGCAGTTCGGAACGGCCGATGTCCATGGTTGCGGTCCAGCCGGCGACACCGCTTTCGCCGGCGATGGTGGAGACCATGAGCGTCGTCGGGCCGCTGGGCGCCGTCACGACCGGTGGAGCGACCGGCGTAGTCGGCCGGGTGACGGTCAGCACGAGCAGGCAGGCGGCCACGGCGGTGGCGCCCAGACCCAGCCAGCGCCACAGCGCGACGTTGTCCCAGACACTGGTACGGGGGTGTTCCGCGGGAGCGTCGAAACGGAGGCGACGACGGATCGCGGCCCATACGTGCGGGGGCGGCACCTTGTCGGCGATCTCCAGGGCGAGCGGCGTCAGATGCCGCTGCCACAGCGCCACCGCGGCGGCGGCCTCGGGGCTGGTCTCGACCTCCCGTGCCACGGCGGCGCGCGCATCCGCATCGAGCAGGCCGAGAACGTACTCGGCATACCGTAAGTTGTCCTTGTCCGCTTCGAAAGTACTGTTCATGGATTGAGGCATGCCCTGAGCTGCAGGAGACCGCGACGGATCCAGCTTTTCATGGTGCCCAGGGGCACCTTTGCACGTTCCGCCAGCTCGTTATACGTAGCGCCGCCGAAAAAGGCTTCACGGATCGAGCGACGCTGTTGTTGCTCGAGCTCGGACAGGCAGGCACGCAGGCGGCGGTACTCCTCATCGTTCTCCGCGTCGTGGGCGGGACCGGGTGTGTCGTCGATCATGGCGTCGAAGTCGACGTCGTGCTGCTGGCGCATGTCCGGGCGCTGTCGAAGGCGATCGATGGCCTTGTTGCGCGCCACGGTCATCAGCCAGGTGACGGCGCTGGCCAATGCCGGGTCGAAGCTGCCGGCGCGCTTCCAGACGGTGACGAAGGCTTCCTGAAGGACCTCCTCGGCCTCGTCG from Luteibacter mycovicinus includes:
- a CDS encoding vWA domain-containing protein, producing the protein MNTLRITLPLLLAGLVAAAGSAASSGQTAAPRSRASLPEPVDTGNDCSAQAFPPRFRHGGPMNGAYAAAPVAVPAPPPAPPAPPAPPAPSPEAGAQLSAAPIASLEAARASPSQGVMAAGTIDRDHYAHRDANPVHLAAADPVSTFSIDVDTGSYTNVRHMLKEGRLPPADAVRTEEFINYFDYGYTPPTTRARPFSVTTEFAPSPWNADRQLLLVGIQGYAVPASEIPAANLVFLVDVSGSMSEEDKLPLLKASLKQVVPKLRAQDRISLVTYAGATCVALRSTPGDQHATINAAIDALGAGGSTNGAAGIDLAYAQAAKGFIKGGVNRVILATDGDFNVGTVGVKELKDRIAEKRKSGVALTTLGFGEGNYNDEMAVELADAGNGSHHYIDSLEEGRRVLVDEMSATLLTIAKDVKIQVEFNPGVVAEYRLIGYEKRVLAREDFNNDAVDAGEIGAGANVTALYEITLKGAKGARMDPLRYGDTPTASAGNELALLRMRYKSPEGGASRLIEQPLFPVVSAAPSERIRFAAAVAAFAENLRGGKYAEGFDYSKVTALARASLGADKGGYRAEMARLAELASGMQTEPVAMP
- a CDS encoding RNA polymerase sigma factor; the encoded protein is MDAPLTDDGGLMLAWTGGDAAAFRELYSRHKGPLYRFLLKTVKDRALADELFQETWSRVIVARDRYRPDAKFSTWLLQIAHNLAIDSFRRQRPQAGERETEAVFAAQAAPEREQPEHALSDFELRRRMQRAVESLPDEQRTAFVLRMENELSLEEIAAITGVGRETAKSRLRYAMARIRELVAE
- a CDS encoding sigma-70 family RNA polymerase sigma factor; this encodes MPATSPAERDELNRLLQRTAAGDERAFAELYRRMSPRLFGVCVRVMNDRDEAEEVLQEAFVTVWKRAGSFDPALASAVTWLMTVARNKAIDRLRQRPDMRQQHDVDFDAMIDDTPGPAHDAENDEEYRRLRACLSELEQQQRRSIREAFFGGATYNELAERAKVPLGTMKSWIRRGLLQLRACLNP
- a CDS encoding anti-sigma factor, whose translation is MNSTFEADKDNLRYAEYVLGLLDADARAAVAREVETSPEAAAAVALWQRHLTPLALEIADKVPPPHVWAAIRRRLRFDAPAEHPRTSVWDNVALWRWLGLGATAVAACLLVLTVTRPTTPVAPPVVTAPSGPTTLMVSTIAGESGVAGWTATMDIGRSELLVVPASPDAVASDRNTELWLIPEGGKPISVGVFPPTDPKRFHLEKALLERLGPTAALAVSLEPVGGSPTGQPTGPVIAKGAIRAA
- a CDS encoding GGDEF domain-containing protein; the protein is MKALTAAALIVAAHVAGLALFPARGMAVSYVFFFSVAALAMGSVVHAWRRSGPPRDRRWWLLLASLALWVIGMSLSARQNYALDNSNPAPGDSMFFYILYVLPVLVAVSSAPVAARKHWAMGIDLILAALLGVLFYVRTFSIVSLEGAMGPQQAIDVAYMLDFENACLAVAASLRFLATDRSDDHAFFRSVMFFFVSYAFAGYFYNHYVALGGHPDFGTSPWDALLDVPFLALFVAIAVRLPQRHWHPPVYLVRFVQSASPTFLAMSVLGFGLMVIPGYPSLGIAGAIAAVIGIGLRGTLAQVDLVEEEYRLSRSREELQGLVFVDALTGLANRRALDERLLREWHRPGQREPIGLLMIDVDYFKEYNDRYGHLAGDDCLRALAETLTARGLRPSDFIARFGGEEFAVVAPGTRLEEALALADDLRAHVEAQAIIHPMSPFGVLTITIGVAASQPSANSGPLDLLNAADRALYRAKHAGRNRAGGPVEPRNESSRA
- a CDS encoding IMPACT family protein codes for the protein MSTPLDTLAAPWQHEEDIRKSRFLAQASPVSSPAEALAWFDEAGDPAATHNCWAYRIGDAYRFNDDGEPGGTAGRPILAAIDGQGCDRVAVLVTRWYGGIKLGAGGLARAYGGSAAECLRLAPRTPIVLRGQLLLHCDFSELALVAARIRDMDGLIESERFVADGADLVVSAPRDRLDAIASRIVDVSRGKIQPRRADAGDER
- a CDS encoding ABC transporter transmembrane domain-containing protein → MTVERREKSRKIGALRNLWPFIKPHRGLAIGWLIFLAISSGASLTLPVAVRHIIDRGFLAANLSTINGTFLALFGVAIVLAIATAARYYCIALLGERSLAELRTSLYKHVIQLDVGFFESTRVGELTSRLGTDTEVVQTLIGSGISVALRSAVMLIGAAAAMAWTSPRLAGLTALVIPAVMLPILIFGRRVQKLSRTSQDRIADAAAVANETLNAAQAVKAYAREPTESRRYAHAISLALATARRRIGMRSLLTAAVIVLIFGAITLVLWAGARDVIAGTLEPGILSQFVLYAIFAAGSVAGLSEVWGDVLRAAGAMERIGELFAEKATIATPDTPESLPRPVRGALRFDRVQFRYPSRPDVAALSDFDLEISPGETVALVGPSGAGKSTVFSLLLRFHDPVSGAVRVDGVDLRALALPELRGAIALVPQETVIFGGSAADNIRFGRENATDDEVREAARLAEADGFISALPEGYEAALGERGVRLSGGQKQRIAIARAILRDAPLLLLDEATSALDAQSEAAIQHALERLEKGRTTLVIAHRLATVQRADRIVVMDGGRIVAQGTHESLLREGGLYAELARLQFVA